One Sediminibacillus dalangtanensis genomic region harbors:
- the dinG gene encoding ATP-dependent DNA helicase DinG, producing the protein MQTFAVVDLETTGHTPSKGDKIIEIGIVVLENGTVVKEFSSLVNPGITIPPFISNLTGIQDEDVHDAPVFTEIVDEVIACFTDAYVVAHNVPFDLGFLNYEIQASGRNALQQPVLDTVELARILLPQAPGFKLGQLSEYLSLRHDDPHRALSDADVTAKLLLFLFARLEVLPLETLTQLQSLETRLKSDLFAILQAYIDGAAFSEQEREDLEIFRGLAIKQIPSREASEEQPLPAYADFLDLIYEQGGKLSDFMAGYEKRPGQREMSETVFDAFESKQHALIEAETGTGKSLAYLLPAIYQSLAKGQRVVISTHLTQLQSQLLEKEIPLLQAMVKFPFQAALIKGKQHYLSLSKFEKEIFSEQQDNYDITLTKAILLVWLTETNTGDIDEVQLPSSGKNFFRSISTESEGYLDPRSPWFSRSFYQRVRNKVQHANLVITNHSLFCTDLNSGFQLLPSYKMAIIDEAHHLEATAAKHFGLKLDYVGIQHLFNRIGTVEAGDWFNRALTETEVKPVSSENWDSLWQQSKAEADDLFRYVFHYVLEKNRRNTALNDIGRIQYRFEKEKESTHSWNTIQEMASRLSFLVRDLIHILSQLKYGQGGTESDSPATDLMDEVKSFIELLQNVIDELEHFFFSADSNQVKWAEIEAHGAKNAVYLYSEPVEVASALFEDLFAKKDSIVLTSATLSMNKSFDYIRERLGLPFETTIEKKIQSPYQYDQQVQLMIPNDFPDMKYGNPEAYILAVCEAVYSLAEVTEGRMLVLFTSYDMLRKAHQVLKELTEEKDFILIAQGISSGSRARLKKNFQAFERSILLGTSSFWEGVDIPGSDLSSLVIVRLPFQPPDHPVYQAKSAQLKEMGKNPFMELALPNAVIRFKQGFGRLIRSSTDRGIVMVCDERIVKARYGKYFTDSIPEVPISYDTTTKIIEKAEAWL; encoded by the coding sequence ATGCAAACATTTGCAGTAGTTGATTTGGAAACAACCGGCCATACACCGTCTAAAGGGGATAAAATAATTGAAATTGGAATCGTGGTACTAGAAAACGGGACGGTCGTTAAAGAGTTTTCCAGCCTGGTGAACCCTGGAATTACCATCCCTCCGTTTATTTCCAATTTGACCGGGATACAAGACGAAGACGTACACGATGCTCCCGTGTTTACTGAAATAGTCGATGAAGTGATTGCTTGTTTTACAGACGCATACGTGGTAGCCCATAATGTACCCTTTGATCTCGGCTTTCTTAATTATGAAATACAGGCTAGTGGCAGAAATGCTTTACAGCAGCCTGTGCTGGATACTGTCGAGCTTGCAAGGATTTTATTGCCACAGGCTCCTGGTTTTAAATTAGGGCAGCTTTCTGAATATTTATCATTAAGACATGATGACCCACATCGTGCCTTGTCTGATGCAGATGTTACGGCAAAATTGCTGTTGTTTTTATTTGCCAGGTTGGAGGTGCTGCCGCTTGAAACGCTGACACAGCTGCAATCCTTAGAAACCCGGTTGAAAAGTGATTTGTTCGCGATTTTACAAGCGTATATAGATGGCGCTGCTTTTTCTGAACAAGAGAGAGAGGATCTAGAAATCTTCCGTGGTCTTGCGATCAAGCAAATTCCCAGTCGGGAAGCTTCCGAGGAACAGCCCTTGCCAGCTTATGCGGATTTCCTTGACCTTATCTATGAACAGGGCGGAAAACTGTCCGATTTTATGGCCGGGTATGAAAAAAGGCCAGGCCAGCGGGAAATGTCGGAAACGGTATTCGATGCTTTTGAAAGTAAACAGCATGCGCTGATAGAAGCAGAGACAGGGACAGGCAAGTCGTTGGCTTATTTGCTTCCGGCAATTTACCAATCGCTGGCCAAAGGACAGAGAGTCGTTATTAGTACGCATCTGACGCAGCTCCAGTCCCAGCTGCTTGAAAAAGAAATACCACTTCTCCAGGCGATGGTGAAGTTCCCTTTCCAGGCTGCATTGATTAAAGGAAAGCAGCATTACTTAAGCCTGAGTAAATTTGAAAAAGAAATCTTCTCGGAGCAGCAGGATAATTATGATATTACCTTGACGAAGGCCATCCTGCTTGTATGGCTTACTGAAACAAACACAGGAGACATCGATGAAGTCCAGTTGCCATCCAGCGGAAAAAATTTTTTTCGCAGTATTTCAACAGAGTCAGAAGGGTACCTTGATCCGCGATCGCCATGGTTCAGCAGATCCTTTTACCAGCGGGTGAGGAATAAGGTACAGCATGCTAATTTGGTCATCACCAACCATTCTTTGTTTTGCACCGATTTGAACAGTGGTTTTCAGTTACTGCCTTCCTATAAAATGGCAATCATTGATGAAGCACATCATTTGGAAGCGACAGCGGCAAAACATTTTGGATTGAAATTGGACTATGTAGGTATCCAGCATTTATTTAATCGGATCGGTACCGTGGAGGCAGGCGACTGGTTTAACCGGGCTCTCACAGAGACGGAAGTCAAACCAGTTTCGTCCGAGAACTGGGATAGCCTATGGCAGCAGTCTAAAGCGGAGGCGGATGATTTATTCCGTTATGTTTTTCACTACGTTTTGGAAAAAAATCGACGAAACACTGCCTTAAATGATATCGGAAGAATACAGTATCGATTTGAAAAAGAGAAAGAAAGCACGCATTCGTGGAATACAATTCAGGAAATGGCTAGCAGGTTAAGCTTCCTGGTCAGAGATCTCATCCATATCCTGTCGCAGTTGAAATACGGGCAAGGAGGAACGGAATCTGATTCTCCGGCAACCGATTTGATGGACGAGGTGAAGAGCTTTATCGAACTGTTGCAAAATGTCATCGACGAACTGGAACACTTTTTCTTTTCCGCTGACTCTAATCAAGTGAAGTGGGCAGAAATCGAAGCACATGGAGCAAAAAATGCTGTTTATCTATATAGTGAACCTGTAGAGGTGGCAAGCGCGTTATTTGAGGATCTGTTTGCCAAAAAAGACAGCATTGTGCTGACCAGCGCAACGTTGAGTATGAACAAATCCTTCGATTATATCCGTGAAAGATTGGGCCTGCCTTTTGAAACGACCATAGAGAAAAAAATCCAATCGCCTTACCAATACGATCAACAAGTTCAACTCATGATACCGAATGATTTCCCTGATATGAAATATGGCAACCCAGAAGCATATATTTTAGCCGTCTGCGAGGCTGTTTATTCTTTGGCTGAAGTCACGGAAGGAAGAATGCTTGTTTTGTTCACTTCCTATGATATGCTCCGTAAAGCACATCAAGTATTGAAGGAGCTTACAGAAGAAAAAGATTTTATTCTTATCGCTCAAGGAATTTCGAGCGGTAGCCGAGCACGGTTGAAAAAGAACTTTCAGGCTTTTGAGCGTTCCATCTTGTTAGGAACCAGTTCATTTTGGGAGGGAGTAGATATACCTGGAAGCGACCTCTCTTCTCTCGTGATTGTACGGTTGCCTTTCCAGCCTCCGGATCATCCCGTTTATCAAGCTAAATCGGCACAGCTGAAAGAAATGGGAAAAAATCCGTTTATGGAGCTGGCCCTTCCCAACGCTGTGATCCGATTTAAGCAAGGATTTGGACGACTGATCAGGTCTAGTACTGACCGCGGTATTGTCATGGTTTGCGATGAGCGGATTGTCAAAGCGAGGTATGGAAAGTATTTTACTGATTCTATTCCAGAAGTCCCGATATCCTACGATACCACTACGAAGATAATTGAAAAAGCTGAAGCATGGTTATGA
- the panD gene encoding aspartate 1-decarboxylase — protein MLRTMMKAKIHRARVTEANLDYVGSVTIDSDILKRVGILPNEKVQIVNNNNGERLETYVIPGDPGSGVICLNGAAARLVQKNDVVIIVSYAMVDEEELADFSPKIALMNEHNQIVELIEEEPPLTVI, from the coding sequence ATGTTGCGTACCATGATGAAGGCAAAAATTCATCGTGCCCGGGTGACAGAGGCCAACCTGGATTATGTTGGCAGTGTAACCATTGATTCCGATATTCTCAAGCGGGTGGGCATCTTGCCAAATGAGAAAGTGCAAATTGTGAATAACAATAATGGTGAACGACTGGAAACGTATGTTATCCCCGGAGATCCGGGCAGTGGCGTGATTTGCCTAAATGGCGCAGCCGCACGTTTGGTACAAAAAAACGATGTCGTAATCATTGTTTCTTATGCAATGGTTGATGAAGAAGAATTAGCAGACTTCTCGCCAAAAATCGCCTTGATGAATGAACATAACCAAATAGTAGAGCTTATAGAAGAAGAACCGCCGTTGACAGTCATCTAA
- the panC gene encoding pantoate--beta-alanine ligase: MEIIKSVKQLQQTTEQLRQSGKRIGFVPTMGYLHEGHQALMEKARNENDMVIVSIFVNPLQFGPGEDFDTYPRDEKRDIQIAKENQVDILFLPSTEDMYPDEQAVTMRVVRRVDALCGKSRKGHFDGVVAVLTKLFHLAQSHRVYFGMKDAQQVAVVDALVKDFNFPLEIVPVATVREEDGLAKSSRNVYLSNQERREAKELYQALLHGRQLIVDGEKNPDTIVKEVEDFINKRTHGKIDYVELLTYPELTTTTVIQRQVILAIAVHFEKARLIDNLVFGQNGFISEGL; encoded by the coding sequence ATGGAGATTATTAAATCAGTTAAGCAGCTCCAACAAACAACGGAACAATTGAGACAATCAGGCAAGCGGATTGGATTCGTTCCTACGATGGGATACCTGCACGAAGGCCATCAAGCCCTGATGGAGAAAGCCAGAAATGAAAATGATATGGTAATCGTCAGTATTTTTGTCAATCCGTTGCAATTTGGACCTGGTGAAGACTTCGACACGTATCCCCGAGATGAAAAACGTGACATACAGATTGCTAAAGAAAACCAAGTTGATATTCTGTTTCTGCCAAGTACAGAAGACATGTATCCAGATGAACAGGCCGTTACAATGCGGGTGGTACGCAGAGTGGATGCATTATGCGGAAAATCACGGAAAGGCCACTTCGATGGGGTTGTTGCAGTCCTTACAAAACTTTTTCATCTTGCCCAGTCGCATCGTGTTTACTTCGGCATGAAGGATGCCCAGCAGGTTGCAGTGGTCGATGCTTTGGTGAAAGACTTTAATTTTCCCCTAGAAATCGTTCCGGTAGCAACAGTGAGGGAAGAAGACGGTTTGGCTAAAAGTAGTCGAAACGTCTATCTTTCCAATCAAGAGCGTCGGGAAGCAAAGGAACTATACCAAGCTCTGCTGCATGGTCGGCAATTAATTGTTGACGGGGAGAAAAATCCTGATACGATTGTAAAAGAGGTCGAGGATTTCATAAATAAACGTACCCATGGTAAAATAGATTATGTAGAATTATTAACTTATCCGGAATTGACCACGACGACAGTCATTCAGCGGCAGGTGATTCTTGCAATAGCTGTCCACTTTGAAAAGGCAAGGTTGATCGATAATTTGGTATTTGGCCAGAATGGCTTTATTTCTGAAGGATTATAG
- the panB gene encoding 3-methyl-2-oxobutanoate hydroxymethyltransferase: MLTVSHLQSMKDKGEKITMLTAYDYPSAKLAEQAGIDMLLVGDSLGMVVLGYASTVQVTIEDMIHHGKAVARGAGDTFLVVDMPFMSYHVSLENSLNNAKRIFQETNAHALKVEGATAETLRLIERMTAAGIPVIAHLGLTPQSVNVLGGFRVQGKDRLTAQRIWEEAQAVEKSGAAALVLECIPKELAEIITDSLSIPTIGIGAGQACDGQVLVYHDVLRYGVDRLPKFVKPYMDGNEDVTVSLKQYIEEVKSSRFPSDEHSFTMNHDFLPVMKREEEEQDGDY; encoded by the coding sequence ATGTTAACTGTTTCACATTTGCAAAGCATGAAAGACAAGGGCGAGAAGATAACGATGCTCACTGCTTATGATTATCCGTCCGCGAAACTTGCAGAGCAGGCAGGTATTGACATGCTCCTTGTCGGAGATTCTTTGGGAATGGTGGTGCTCGGTTATGCTTCTACCGTCCAGGTTACCATCGAAGATATGATTCACCATGGAAAAGCAGTTGCCCGAGGTGCCGGTGATACTTTTTTAGTCGTGGATATGCCTTTTATGTCCTATCATGTGTCATTGGAAAACTCGTTAAATAATGCCAAACGCATCTTTCAGGAGACCAATGCCCACGCTTTGAAGGTGGAAGGGGCTACAGCGGAAACACTTCGACTAATTGAAAGAATGACCGCAGCCGGAATTCCTGTCATTGCCCATTTGGGATTGACGCCACAGTCGGTGAATGTGTTGGGAGGATTCCGGGTTCAGGGGAAAGATCGGCTGACAGCTCAAAGAATATGGGAAGAAGCCCAAGCTGTTGAAAAAAGCGGAGCAGCTGCCCTTGTTCTCGAATGTATTCCGAAAGAGCTTGCAGAAATCATTACCGATTCTTTGTCCATTCCGACTATCGGAATTGGAGCTGGACAAGCTTGTGACGGCCAAGTCCTTGTCTACCATGATGTGCTTCGGTATGGTGTGGATCGTTTACCTAAATTCGTAAAGCCCTATATGGATGGCAATGAAGATGTAACGGTTTCATTAAAACAGTACATTGAAGAGGTGAAGTCATCCAGATTTCCAAGCGATGAACATTCCTTCACCATGAACCATGATTTTTTACCTGTTATGAAGCGGGAGGAAGAAGAGCAGGATGGAGATTATTAA
- a CDS encoding biotin--[acetyl-CoA-carboxylase] ligase, translated as MNTTRNQLIELLKRSNQSFISGQELSENLGISRTAVWKHMKELEKEGYQVQAVPRKGYRISGQPDKLSASTVKWGLRTRWAGKQLFHYPVVESTQVIGHQLAQKGTEEGTVILADEQTAGKGRMGRRWHSAKTEGIWMSIILRPPILPHKAPQITLLTAVAIAEAIESLTNTTPAIKWPNDIFFHDRKAAGILTEMQAEQDEIQYIVLGIGINVNQSLSDLPEDIQQTATSIKQETGIEWELAPLVQQILADFETYYGNYLLNGFAAIKEKWEHYGYKIGEQVHVSASKQEYQAEILGIAEDGALRVRKLDGGDENLYSAEIHW; from the coding sequence ATGAATACCACCCGCAATCAACTGATTGAATTACTGAAAAGAAGCAATCAATCGTTTATTTCTGGACAGGAGCTTTCGGAAAACCTGGGTATTTCGCGTACCGCGGTATGGAAGCACATGAAGGAGCTGGAAAAAGAGGGGTATCAAGTACAAGCCGTACCCAGAAAAGGATATCGTATTAGTGGTCAGCCTGATAAGCTAAGTGCAAGTACCGTGAAATGGGGGTTGAGGACGAGATGGGCAGGGAAGCAATTGTTTCATTACCCAGTTGTAGAGTCTACCCAAGTAATCGGACATCAACTTGCCCAGAAAGGTACTGAAGAAGGTACAGTCATTCTTGCAGACGAGCAAACAGCAGGCAAGGGAAGAATGGGCCGGAGATGGCACTCGGCAAAAACGGAAGGGATATGGATGAGCATTATTCTACGGCCTCCGATCCTTCCACACAAGGCACCGCAAATTACGTTGCTGACAGCTGTAGCCATAGCTGAGGCAATCGAGTCACTCACAAATACCACACCAGCAATAAAATGGCCGAACGACATATTCTTTCATGATCGCAAGGCCGCTGGAATCTTAACCGAAATGCAGGCAGAGCAGGATGAAATTCAATACATAGTCTTGGGGATAGGCATCAACGTTAATCAGTCATTATCTGATCTTCCCGAAGACATCCAGCAGACTGCAACATCCATAAAGCAGGAGACTGGCATAGAATGGGAGTTAGCACCCCTTGTGCAACAAATACTAGCTGACTTTGAAACGTATTATGGAAATTATCTGCTTAACGGTTTTGCGGCGATAAAAGAGAAGTGGGAACATTACGGATATAAAATCGGAGAACAGGTGCACGTATCTGCAAGTAAGCAGGAGTATCAAGCAGAGATTCTAGGTATTGCTGAAGATGGCGCTTTAAGAGTCCGCAAACTTGACGGTGGTGACGAAAATCTGTATTCTGCAGAAATCCATTGGTGA
- a CDS encoding CCA tRNA nucleotidyltransferase — protein MEFPAFSNGKNILEKLERHGYSAFFVGGAVRDFLIGRPIGDIDITTSAKPEQVKEVFPKVIPVGIEHGTVIVRHNGESFEVTTFRVEEGYSDFRHPDEVEFVDDLEKDLARRDFTMNAIAMDKQGKVIDPYYGRKSIKNKMIRTVGNPSERFSEDPLRMLRALRFASQLDFQLDSETFSALADGAVMIKEISTERITGELEKLFAGPYVSKGVELLRRSNLVDCLPVFKENRRLQDSLRQVKVPFGQLSELICMLVYWDKQVTISEWTKAWKLSNRTKKEAEQLYEAISYSRKKQIDAWLVYQLPSHLLDSFIRLHTTYFSPVRIDYINHLIHSLPIRQKRDLSVTGKDLIQWFPERKKGPWINQALTSLEKLVVIGELPNQKNVLKEWLKHEYHPQSTD, from the coding sequence ATGGAGTTTCCGGCATTCTCTAATGGAAAAAATATATTGGAAAAACTGGAGCGGCATGGTTATTCTGCCTTCTTTGTCGGCGGGGCAGTTCGAGACTTCTTGATTGGTCGACCGATCGGCGACATCGATATCACTACTTCGGCAAAACCGGAACAAGTAAAGGAGGTTTTTCCGAAAGTGATACCGGTTGGGATCGAACACGGAACTGTTATCGTTCGCCATAACGGGGAGTCATTCGAAGTGACGACCTTTCGTGTAGAAGAAGGGTATTCTGATTTTCGGCATCCGGATGAAGTAGAATTCGTGGATGATCTGGAAAAAGACCTCGCACGCCGGGATTTCACGATGAATGCCATTGCTATGGACAAACAGGGAAAAGTGATCGATCCATATTATGGGAGGAAATCGATAAAGAACAAAATGATTCGAACGGTCGGAAACCCTTCTGAACGTTTTTCAGAAGACCCACTTCGGATGTTGCGTGCGCTTCGTTTTGCCAGCCAGCTTGATTTTCAACTTGATTCAGAGACGTTTTCTGCTTTAGCCGATGGAGCTGTAATGATAAAGGAAATATCGACCGAGCGTATAACAGGTGAATTGGAAAAATTGTTTGCCGGTCCGTATGTCAGCAAAGGGGTTGAATTATTACGGAGGTCAAACCTGGTTGATTGTCTGCCTGTATTTAAAGAGAACCGGCGGTTACAGGATTCTCTAAGGCAAGTAAAGGTGCCGTTTGGACAGCTGTCCGAGCTTATTTGCATGCTGGTTTACTGGGATAAGCAAGTAACAATATCGGAATGGACCAAAGCATGGAAGCTATCTAATCGAACAAAAAAAGAGGCAGAGCAATTATACGAAGCCATTTCCTACAGTAGAAAAAAACAAATCGATGCCTGGCTCGTTTATCAGTTGCCCAGCCATCTTTTGGACAGTTTTATCCGGTTGCATACTACCTATTTTTCGCCAGTAAGGATTGATTATATCAATCATCTAATACATTCTCTTCCAATCAGACAGAAAAGAGACCTGTCGGTAACAGGAAAAGATCTCATCCAATGGTTCCCGGAACGGAAAAAGGGCCCTTGGATCAATCAGGCTCTGACCTCCTTAGAAAAATTAGTGGTAATCGGTGAGCTGCCCAATCAAAAAAATGTTTTGAAGGAGTGGCTGAAACATGAATACCACCCGCAATCAACTGATTGA